Below is a genomic region from Candidatus Poribacteria bacterium.
ACAGGCGACTCTGTTGTATGGAAGGTGAATTGGTGCTACGCGAACTGCTTCGGAAAAGCATTCATTTATCGGGACTTACCCTACCGGTTATCTATCTCTTCTTGGATAAATCGACGATGTTGGTTTTAATCGGGATATTGACCGGATTCGCGCTTGCCGTGGAATTGGTGAAGTGGCTCTCTCCACCTTTCGGCGATTTCTTTTTCCGAATTTTCAAACCTCTCCTCCGCACACATGAGCGCAAAGGCGCGATAACGGGTGCAACCTACTACCTCATCAGTGCTTTCTTGTGCATTTTCTTTTTTGCTAAGACGCTCGCTATTGTTTGCATTTTTTTCATGATATTGGGGGATCTCGCAGCTGCATTGGTGGGTAAACAGTGGGGTAAAACAAAACTCCTCGGCAGAAAGAGTTTGGAGGGGAGTGCTGCGTGTTTTGTTGTCTGTGCCGCTATCGCTTTAGT
It encodes:
- a CDS encoding SEC59/DGK1/VTE5 family protein, producing MEGELVLRELLRKSIHLSGLTLPVIYLFLDKSTMLVLIGILTGFALAVELVKWLSPPFGDFFFRIFKPLLRTHERKGAITGATYYLISAFLCIFFFAKTLAIVCIFFMILGDLAAALVGKQWGKTKLLGRKSLEGSAACFVVCAAIALVKLNPVIAIIGALVATIVELIPFPIDDNLTVPLVSGAVMHFLM